Part of the Lolium rigidum isolate FL_2022 chromosome 6, APGP_CSIRO_Lrig_0.1, whole genome shotgun sequence genome, CCAAAGGTCTAATAACTCTTTTTTAATCAAGTTATAAAAGTCTAGCAGTTATAATATATTATTTTTCAAAAAGTGTGTCACATCGACAGTCGgatgtttttccctttttctcttTATCAAATGTTATTATTAGCGTAGATCACATTGTTATTGGTTAATTACAATTATGTAAGTACAACGATTTCAGTCTACCGTTATTATTTTTTGAAATAGGCTTTTGTTGACACAACATTGATGTTTTCGGTAAAAAATTACCTTAACATATTTGTTGGGATAGGTAAATATATAGCAACCAAATTTATTGATTAGACTGATCATTATATCTCTACCGTGCAACCTTTTGCATATTGTGCCATCAGCGTATATGATACGCGTATATCTCTTGGCATATCTCTTGCCTGATGCACACCCATAAATGGAGTTTCACGTTTCTATTTGTACCATCGTACgtgttctgttttttttttatgtGATACACGTTCTCTTTTGTTTTGGAGTAGCATGCACGGACTCCTTTTTTTTGAGAGGCATGCATGGACTCTCCTGGTGTAGCAAGTTTACAcgtctttatttttttctttgacACGTAAATAGTCTAGATGAACAAAATAGTTACGTAATTTTTCACTATATCCTAGCCGTAAATTACAGATCTAATAGTTAAAAATAtttatgatgatgtggattaacgtggtgtctctattttagacctcCGTTTTATGCTTTTATATATAATAggaaaatacccgtgcgttgctacggtttccTTTTCATTACTATTTTTAATTCATGTAGAAATTTACTATTGGAACCAACAACCCAAAATTACTATTCGGGAATATTTGCTATTTTCAAGTTGGAACAACATTACCACTGTAGTCTCTCTGAATCTTGAATGTTTTCTGTTTCGACAACGTTTAGTTTGTATTTGGTTACTGAACCTTTAATTTAAAATCTTGGCAGAATTGTTAAAATATATTGTGAATTTAAAATTTACAATTTAGATAAATAACAACAAATGTTTTTTCAACAAATTTCAGTAGCAATAGCTCTTCTACTTCAATAGCAGAGCAGCAACGAAACAGCTCAGCGGTAGAAAACCGCTCATTTCAGTACCGACGGAAAAAAAAGCCCTCCTATTTTCATTCGCCATGCCGCTTCCTCTCCTATGCTCTCCTCTCGTCCCACACCGTGAGAATCGAGTCCGCTGTGAAACTCACAGCTCCGTGATCTATGGGCGGGAGATCCCGAGCTGCCTACAACCGAGCGCGCGCTTATTCACACATCTGATCTGAGTCGGCCCCTGCCCACCATTTATCGCCTCCTTCCTTATCTTTCTCACCACCCCACAGCCTACATTTTTTTGTTCTGcaatttcttcttcttccttccgtaATCCGTTTTCCTCTTTCATGGAACCGGCGTGCAATTCCTCGATTTTCTTCCGTGCAATTTCTCTTTTAATCCCGCTACCACATTAGATCTTCAACCATACAATGATTCTGCTTCTTGTTGTGGCTTGTTGCAACCTAGAAAAATTAGGCATATAAACCGGTGGGACTCCTCATACggaagcgaggtgggactaatcgAGACTTAATATATGTGTATTAAGATGTTGAGCGATAATTTGTCCCGTGCTCTTGGCTAGTTAATTGGGCCGCCGGCACGGCCGACGCACAGCGATGACAGTGAGATATCCCGTGAGCCTGATGGGTGCCTGACCAAACAAGCGATGGTCCGAACCGCGCCCGCGCCCCTGCGAGACGCTCGTCGGAGCGCTCGACGGCGCCCTTGCCCATGATCCACGTGCTCGCGAACGAAGCCACCGATTCTTCTTCTACTCGCGGACGAAGCGGGGTGTCTCGAGGTTGTGCGGGCCTTGGCAGTGGCGAAGCCCGCTTGGGCGGCCGGCGGCCGACGGCGTTGACCCGCGTTGAGCGACGCTGCTGAGTCGGGATGTGGCCGCGGCGAGTTCCGTGCGCCCGCGCCCTTGCGGACGCTCGATGGCGTCGCGCGAGGCCTTGGCAGGGAGAAGCCCGCGTGGGTGGCGGGCGGCGTTGACCCGCGGCGAGGGACACGGCTGCGCCGGGATGTGGCCGCGGCGAGTTCCGTGCGCTAGCGCCCGGCGTCGCACGCCCCTGCGGACGCTCGACGGCGTCGCGTGCGTTGTCGTGTGGAAACGGACGCGGTGGAGAGGAAGAGGAAAATTAAATGTTTCCAGAGAGGTAAGGTTCTCCATCGTTATCCTGCGTCTGGTACAGAGATCCTCACGAATGAGTTGATTCGTTTGCCATAGTGCCGCAGGCACCCTCGCCGTGAGGCTTGAGCAAAATCTGAGGGAAGTCCCCTTGCACCGGAGGATGTGGCTTAGCGGGAGAACCTTCCAGCcagcgctctctctctctctccggtaGTATGTATCTGGTCGAGTTTTTTCCCTAAAATCGGCCCAGGGCGCTCAGCTACTGGGAGGAAGGCGGCCGCTGCGACGAAGATCAGGGCGAGGAGAAGCGAGCTTTGGCAACCGGCGACGGCGAAGTGGAGCCCGCAGACGGCTGCATTAGTTTGTGGTCGGCTCTCCATCTCTCTAGCGCTTTGTCCCCAAAATCTTCGCTCCGGTTCGGCGGACCTGGGccagcggtggaggccggagatcgAGTTAATGGCGTCAGCCGTTAGGGAAATTGGATGAGCGGATGCCTACGATGGTGCACGGGGAGCTGCGGGAACGGCAGCACTGGTGCGGCGACGCCTCGGGGACAGCGCGGGAGCAGATCCTAGTCGAGCGCAGCCGGCGGCGACCCGgtgagaaaaacaaaagaaacacgAAATAGAGATGCAATGAACCGGTACCGTGGCAGTGTGCAGTATTATGCGATTTagtgggagggcaaaaccgtccaaaaaattgttggacgaaaattttggcagaaaccttagctcctttattattaggtatagatagatgcccaaatggttcataagagaataaTAGGGGAAAAAATGTGTACTATCACCTTTGTGCAGAATCGCGTGATCAAACGCTATCTCACTGAATCTGGAGAAGTGGCGTTGCGGGACGAGTCGAGCCCGCGTGAGGCGCACACGAAGGAGCTGTTCCCGCCGACGACCCATGACTCGGCAGGTTCAGGAATGATGTAGGGCCGGCCGGACGACGGGAGAGGACTGAGGAGCAACCCGAGGAACAGAGGATGGAAGAGAAGCGTCCACAGACTTCACTCTCGTGCTAGGATGGTATAAATCAATCAAGAAACCGCCAAGAGTGGTCATTTTCTACTTGTCCAATCAATCACTTAGCTAGCTAGCAAATCACAATAAGAAAACCTAGTAAAACATCTCATGCAAGGAATTATCATTACTTATGAACTAATTAAAGATGATTTCTTTTCGGAAGCAAAGTGCAGTACGTGTGATTAGAATAGGAGAACTGGAAGGAGTTGCTAGAAAGCGAGAGTGCGAGAGGCCACCTGCCGAACCGAAGGCCAAAATCCAGTGAAAGCCCCTTCCATCTCCCCTCGACCACCACAACTTCCTCGCCTCCTCAGTCACACCATCCTCCCATTTTCCTCTCCTCTGCTCCatcaccttcttcctcctccacttcctcgtCGAGCATGTCGGACTGGGGTCCGGTGGTGATCGCGGTGGTGCTGTTCGTGCTGCTCTCGCCGGGGCTGCTGCTGCAGCTGCCGGGGAAGCACCACATCGTGGAGTTCGGCAACATGCACACCAGCGCCATGGCCATCCTCGTCCACGCCATCATCTACTTCGCGCTCATCGCCctcttcgtcatcgtcatcggAGTACACATCACCACTGGCTAACTAGCTACCTATACAGGCCGACCTGGTTTCTTATCCATCGCCTCCCTCCTCCCTTTGTCTTCTTCATCTCCTCACTCTTCCTGCCTCTCTGTTTGTTCTTACTAGTGGTATGGATGTATGCCATGTTTGTTGTCCTGCGTAGCGTAACTACCTGCAAAAGATGTTTAATTTCCAGGGATTGAGCGACATTTCCATGTTTGTTCTTACTAGTGGTATGGATGTATGCCATGCCATGTTTCTCAATTAGTCCTGATTCGTTCGCTATGTATAGCGTACGACCGTTGCGGCTGGCCGGTGTGCACGTATGCCATGCTCTCGCTACCAATCGATCGGTCGTGATCAAGCTGACAGGGTCACTGCCCATCCAACCACTACCACTGTACCGCACCAACAACCATCTTAACCTGCTTGCTCCTAGAATCTTTAGTCTTCTAGCTAGAGTGCTGACATTACGGAACCATGGCTACAGTGAGCccggtattttcaaaataaataaacaatTTAAATGTTCTAAAAAGAAACTCAATGTTTGTGTACATACATAAATATGATTTCTAGTAAAGTATAATTTCACAAAATTGTGGTTCAAAATTGGCATTAGAAATTCCCTTTTGGCCTTCACATTCGTCATTTTTATATCGGTCACATGTTATAATACAATTCTACATAAATTTACACTTAAATACGTACAACACATTTATATGCACGTGCCCAATGTTTTTGGAAAAAAATTGCATGGAAATTTGAAGTTTTTGAGTTTTTTTATCAAATGCTCTCGATTAATTGGATGGGCGAACAAAGGAAGAGAAGATTAATTGGACAAGCGAACAAAGGAAAAGAAGAAATAGATTTGTTCTTACTTGGAGTCTTTGTCCACGATTATTCTACCGAATGGACAAATGATTCATAGAAGTATATGAGAGAAGAAAAATTGTGCCATTACCCTTGTGCAAAATGGTCTAATCAAACTCCATCCCCCAAAATCTGAAGAACGGGTGTTACGTCAGGAGTCAAGACCGCACGAGGCGCACACGAATCAGGACAGAGTTGTTCCTGCTGATCCACAAAACGCCGGTGTTCGTTCATTTTCTCGCCTTCGCATGTTTTGTCTTTCTCCGGAACAATGCGGGGGCAACTGTAAGGCCCCAATCCGATGTTGGccttggttttggtaattaacttCAATACTTTCACGCAAAGGTCTTGTCTTTTGTTGTGTTATTGGAGGATGTCTTCGGTTCTCCACTCCATTACGTCAGATATTATCATTGCCTTTTAGAGATTTATTATACAACCTCGTGGATGCTTGCATGCAAGTACCTTCTCAGCACGCACCAACCTCTAGTCTCTTTTGTGGCATAGTTTTCTCTTCCATTCCCTTGCCTCCTTCGTCATTATGGTCAATTTTTCTGCACGAATAGTGTGATATATGTAACATCACCACAATGATATGAGATCGACCAATCACTATTTGGCGCTCTTAGCCCTTAGAGCGATCAACCCGAAAGAAATTGGTGATGTCTTTGGCAGAGGCCAGGGTGGTGTCGATAGGGCCAAAGACCCTTAGTTGAAAGGCTTTGTGGTTGGGCCCTTAGGGTGGTTAAACCGAAGAAATTTCGGCCACTCAAACTCAATGCTAGAAAACATACCTTTAGGGGCTGATCGCTtggatgcagcagctagagcgatatttcccccatttcgaaaaaaataccTTTAGGGGCTGTTTGGTTTAGGGGATATCCACAAGTGGCTAGGGGTGACCAGGGTACTTGTTTACTAGAGATCAAATGTTGGTGTCTAATTTCATCAACATACCTTGGTTGCATCATGATTTCTACTACTTGTTTCTGAAGGCCAGCACTGAGTTTAAATAGAAAAAAGTAATATTAATAGTCACCAAGCAACGGTTGGTGGCCGAAAGTATTTAATAACAAAGCAAATGTTAGCGACCCAAATTATTCAGTTACCAAGCAAATATTGGCGCCGTGAAATATTTTTAGTAACAAAACAAATATTAGTGATGAAAATTATTTAGCAATCAAGAAATGTTAGTAACTAAACATATTTAGTGaacattcaattatgattgctaaAGAGACAATTACAAACCAAATACCTCAGTTATTATACATAGATAGCTACAAGCAATTCTTGGTAGGTAAGAACAATTACCCGGACATGCAGATGGTGCGGCTGATCTAGGGCAGAGGTGATATATATCACGACCACTCTTCCTATTCAGGTTTCCTCGAGATTCAGGTCAATGGTTCCCACTGAAAAAAGAAACTACAGTTGTCATGTGTGTAAAAACAGAAATACTCTTGACAATACTGCATGTACTGTTCAAACAAGCTTGGAAGGACTTTATAAAACCAGTGCAAGACTACATGAACATAGTGTCCGGACTACATGTCCACTCTATAGATGCAGTTTacataataaattttaaaatattaaatattagacTCATTTTGAAGAGCTCGTCGCGAGAAGTCGAATATGAAAACAAAAACTCATTTGCATTTGTTAACGGAAAGTTGTGCTTCGGAGAAGTGAATCTTGTAGAGTGAGTAGTCAAATATATGGAACCCACGAGTAGACATCCCTATGCCATGCAAGGGCTGAGATTTCTACTTTATATGCCCCATATCAGCTTTCACGGTTGCATTTCCGCAATTACACGCTATGTCTGCTTGGTTATTGGGACATACTGGTACAAAACACATTCTATGTAAAATTGGTTAATTCATAGAAAGCAATCCATAAAGTAAGCAATCCATAAAATGTGCATGGCATGTTCAGGGAAACATGCAATGTAAGCAAGATCTCAATACAATTGACAGGTTGAACAAACAATATTCACTGCGTCAATTACAAATCTGTGGTCTAGTACAAGAACTGTGTTCATATGTAAAGCATCGACATAATTGAGGTCAGCAGAACTACCACACGGTTTGTACATGTAAATCATCAGTTTGGATATGATACTCACTCATATGTACAGTTGTTTTTCCAACAAAATATCAATTTCCAGTGTTTAGGGCATCGCCAACGCGGTGACCTAAACGAACGCGTCGGCGTTGGGCCGTCCATTTTAGACCGTTTGGATGGTCGCGCGAACACACGGACGAAGCCCCGCGTTCGCATGTCCGTTtgagtcgcgcgctgcgcccaacgcgactAGATTTGGGTCGCGGTCATAGAAGTTACTATTTACGTCTAAATTCACAATAAAAgcataaaaaatcataaaaatatataaatCTCAAGAATTATTACATAAGATTATTGTCCACGTATTCaatgataaagtattattcaaataaaaatgtaaaatgatacaaatagtctagacattgttttcttcgggattttcttcattgttgttgtttgcagcattgttgccaacATGCGCCCACATGTGCTCAACCAAATCAGCATGGAGCTGGTTGTGTACAACTAGATCCCGAATTCCGTGGTGCACATGAAAGATATCCTGGAATGATGCTGGACCACCttaaggagtaaccaactctctctGGCCATCCACTCATTATCAAACAGTAAATCATcctgctctacctcaacaatcatgttatgcatgattacacaactggtcatcacctcccatggagttTGCACACTCCAAGCTCTAGCAGGATGCCTGACGATAGCCCAACAAGCTTGGAGAATGTCAAacacccgctcgacatctttccgggctgcctcttgctctttggcaaaccttgcctcctgctctgagttgggacgccggattgtcttcacgagtgtagcccaaggtggatagataccatcagcaaggtagtaccccttgttttagtggtgatcatttatctcaaaatccacatcaggggactgaccgtacgctagcctttcaaacaccggagagcgttgcagcacattgatgtcaatgTGCGAACCGGCCATTCCGTAGAATAAGCGCCAAATCCTTGTGTCATGTGAAGCAATAGCTTCAAGAATCATTCTGCACCCATCAGAAGACCGATGTAcgccccctgccaaccaaaggggcggttcttccactcccagtgcatgcagtctatgctacCAAGCATCACAGGAAAtccctggaagcgttgattgacaacagacggGTTGTATactctgcattaggttgccgcAGATATTGTTCTCCGAACACaccgatcactgctctgcagaacttgtacatcgcttccaagcagCTTGACTCGCTCATGCGCATGTACTCATCTATgaaatcaccggcaacaccatatgcgagcatcctaatcgctgccgtgcatttctgatacgaagagaggcctaccttgccaattgcatccactttggcGCAGAAGTAGTTGCCGTAGAccatgacgccatccattatccgggtgaacaacggtctggacatccAAAAACAACGGCGAAACATGACCGGCGTGAATAATGCCTTGTGGAAGAAGTAGTCGTTGAAGAGcatgtcgtggccgcgttctctttcgcAGTCCAAGGAGGCCGCGCGCCCCAGCAATGACCCCAGgtacacggggatctgcgagacattgtgctcgtggatgatcagcgcaACCTCCATGAGAAAGTCATCGTCGGACTCCTCGTCTGACGATGtgccgatgaagttcttgaaaaagtactcgtcgtcgttgtacatgatctacagatgaaatgggacaaattttagatcgcccatctcatcgaacacctcgcaggcggaggccatccaatgcgcccgtagggacctgcaggcaatGGCCGTCCCGGCTGACTTGCGGCCTGGaaacacggtgcacgagagctcacctcaAGCGGCAACGGCGAAGCTGCTGGCGGCGGGAGGTCTCATGACGGAGAGAGGACAACAACGTCGGTGAAGGcatcctccgactctgctacgaggGCGCGAAAGCACAGCGCCAAAGCGCGGGGCCACGTCCTATGCTTCCGCACCGCTtgtcggcgtctcgacgacggtggccggcgtcgacagcgcttcCAAATCGCCGGTtctggggtggcggcggagcggtgggagatgtgtgcgagtgggctgtgttttgggaggcagataGGCGGACCAGGgaaggacaaggggaggacgcgagcggccagcgattggtgtccgcggccacgcaaacacgGTCCAGATTTGGACCggttttgggtcgtcccggacgccgcggccatccgttttatggatgggtccgcgcgctgggtcgagtttttgtccgtttcgacccattcggacgcgcgggcgcgggatgggtcgccacgTTGAAAGATGTCCTTACAACTTGGAGATGATACCTATGAGAATTTTGGCTAACCTTAAAATGTttcaaaaaaagttcaaaaaGTACCACGTACAACTTGTTTGGTAAAAAAAAACTACGATTACTTCAGAATACATATGTTTCAATTTATTTCTAAACCGGATAATTTCATAATAACCGCATTTGCGTATTCTTGACAGATGTCAGAATTAGTTAATACGTAATCTTCAATATTGTACAAGTTTTAACACAAATCAATGACAAAAAGAGCAGTTCAATAGCTGAATTGGCGGTACTCCGCGCTGGCAGTATACTCTGTTTCGACACAATAACTGAAAATTGATAAAACATTCTGGATGACTGGAACAGATACAGTTAGTCAACACACCATCTGTAAGTAATCGGGAACAAATGTGGTGCAAAGTCTTCATCTTAAATCTCACTTCCAAGATCATTTTGTTACTACTGAAAACATACAGTTTCCTTTTCAAATCCATGATAAGCAACTATTTATCTCTTTCTTCTTTCGAGGTCCCGAACAACCGTTCAACTTGAAAATTGTTTGCATGCTTGTTGAAAATATTAA contains:
- the LOC124666606 gene encoding uncharacterized protein LOC124666606, whose translation is MSDWGPVVIAVVLFVLLSPGLLLQLPGKHHIVEFGNMHTSAMAILVHAIIYFALIALFVIVIGVHITTG